GACTCGCAAAGCGGACTCCAGTCGAGTGCTGGAAAGAGCCAGTCGGAAGCGATTTGGCATGAATGGAGAAGGCGTGGCATGAAAGTAAAGACTCACGATGGATTGTACCTTGACGTGATGGCGACCGAGCAGGCACATCGGACAACCGTAGTGTTCGTCAATGCCTTGGGAATCGCCAGTGCCGTGACTGAGCACCTGGCCCGGTCACTGTTCGCAAGTGGTCTGAATTTCGTTACCTGGGATCGGCGTGGTCTGCCGGGGCCGTATGACGAACGTTACCGCCAGTATTCCTTGCAAGATCAAGTGTTCGATTTGTCCGCCGTGATATCGCGCCTCGCGCCCAAGAATGTAGTCATTTCTGCATGGTGCACCGGTATTCAGACTGCTTTGGCGTTCGCCAAGGGCAAGACAGAGAAAGAGCTATGTGGACTTGTATTATTCAACAGCCCAAATTACTTCGGTAGCCGCTATAGCGGCGTGTCTGGCGACGCGATCGGCAAGGTGAGTCGTATTCTGGTCGAGGACGAATCCAAGCTTGATTTTCTCTACCACTCGATTTTCGCCAATAACACCGATCAGGTGGGGGCAAAAATCACTGGATTGAGTGACCGTCGCCTGCAACAGCTGGTGGAGGCGCCGTTCAAAAGCGGGCCTGAGGTTTTGCTGCGTTACGCGCACCTGATTCATGGCTCATCGAAGTCCGAGGTGACGAATGAATGGTGCGCCGACATCGTGGCGCCGATCCATATAGTCGGAGGATGCGAAGACTCCATGGTTGCATTCCAGGATTCGGTTTCCTTGGCAGGGATCATGCCATCTGCCACGGTGGAAGTCATTGCTGATTGGGGGCATTACCATTTGTTTAGCGATACGGAGAGGGTGGCGAAGATATTCACGTCTTTCTTGGCCCGTGGCGCCACTACTAGCCACTAGTCTCTATAGAACCGATGTATTGACAAAATAATGCGATGAATTTGTTATTGTGATGCAATGCCCAATTTGGATATGTGTGGAATTTTACGTATGCTTATGAGATTCAGGATATTGTATGGTTACAGTATTTATCTATAGGTAAGAAATCGATGAGTAAGGAAGTGAGCAGTTCAGTGAATTTCCCCAAGATGGAAGAAGCGGTGCAGGCGCGCTGGGAACGCGAGAAGACGTTCGAGAGGTCAATTTCCCAACGCGAGGGCAAACCGGTCTACGTCTTTTACGATGGCCCTCCCTTCGCCACCGGCTTGCCGCACTATGGTCACATCTTGACCTCTTACATCAAGGATGTCATTCCGCGCTACCGAACCATGCGTGGACACCAAGTGCCACGCCGCTGGGGGTGGGACTGTCATGGCCTGCCGGTCGAATTCGAGGTGGAGAAGGCATTAGGCTTTAAATCGAAACGCGAGATTCTCGATTACGGCGTGGGCAACTTCAACCAGGCCTGCCAAAACCTGGTGCTGAAATATGCTGATGAATGGCGTGCTTTCGTGAACCGCATGGGGCGCTGGGTCGATTTCGACGGTGCGTATAAGACCATGGACAACGATTACATGGAGTCCGTGTTGTGGGGGTTCAAAACCTTGCATGATCGGGGCCATGTCTATGAGGGCAGCAAGATCGTGCCGTACTGCGCGCGCTGTCAAACCGTGCTGTCCAATTTCGAGGCGCGTCTTGACGATGCATTCCGGCCCAAGCGTGACATGTCGGCCTACGTCAAGTTTCCTGTGATCGGCGCTGATAAAACCTATTTCGTTGCCTGGACCACCACGCCGTGGACCTTGCCGTCTAACGTGGCGCTGGCGGTGTCGGCCGAGATGACCTATGTTTGCGTCGAGCATGGTGGGGAGCGGCTGTGGATGTCCGAGGAAAGCATTCCTCGGGTGCTTGATGATGATTTCGGCATAATTGAGCGTTGCTCGGGAATGGAGCTGTCTGGGCGGCGCTTCTTGCCGGTGATCGGTCATGCCTATGACCCCGAGGGGCATCCGGTATTGACCGCCGGCTTCGTAGTGCCGGGGGACGGTTCGGGCATCGTTCATATTGCACCCGCATATGGTGAGGAAGACGCCTCGCTTGCCGCGAAACATGGCCTGGCGGCGCCCAATCCGGTACGCGACGACGGTACGTTTTCCGAAGCCGTTGCGGCGTATGCCGGCCAAAATATTTTCGACGCGTCGCCACGCATCCTATCCGATCTGGAGCAGGCCGGAACCCTGTTGAAGCAAACGCTCATCGAGCATAACTACCCGCATTGCTGGCGTTGCGATAATCCGTTGATCTACCGCGCGGTCGAGTCTTGGTTTGTGCGGGTGTCCGCGTTTCGTGATCAGCTGGTTGAAAACAACGCGCAGATCAATTGGATCCCGGAGCATGTGAAGGAAGGGCGCTTCGGTGATTGGCTTCGCAACGCACGCGATTGGGCGGTGTCCCGCAACCGTTTCTGGGGGGCTCCGATCCCTGTTTGGCGCTGCGATTGTTGCAATAGTGTCGAGGTGCTGGGCAGCATCGCTGAGATTGAGGCGCGCTCGGGCAGGAAAGTTCACGATCTGCACGTACCACACATCGACGAGCATCGCTTCGCCTGCAAGTCGTGCAACGGTACTATGAGCCGCGTTTCCGGAGTGTTCGATTGCTGGTTTGAGTCCGGCTCGATGCCTTTCGCCAGCCGGCATTATCCGTTCGAGAACAAGCAGGAATTCGAACAAGCGTTCCCATCCGACTTCATCGTCGAATACCTAGCCCAGACGCGCGGCTGGTTCTATACACTTGTGGCGATTTCCACTGGTTGCTTCGATTCGCATCCATTTAAGAATGCAATGTGCCATGGAGTCATCTTGGCCAAGGACGGACGCAAGATGTCCAAGCGCCTTAAGAACTACCCCAATCCGATGGACTTGATGGATACCCACGGCTCGGACGCGTTGCGGGTGGCGTTGCTGGCATCACCAGTGTGTCGGGGTGAGGACATAAAGTTCAATGAGGAGTCGGTGCGCGACGTGGTACGCCGCTACCACTTGTTGTTCTGGAATTGTATGCATTTTTATCGCACCTTCGCCGAAATAGACGGCTTCAAGCCGCAAGGGTGCTTGGACAAGGCTGGCGATGACGTTCTGGACCACTATCTGCTGCACGAACTGGCATCCATGCAGGCGCAGATAGAGGAATGGATGGAAGAGATCGATTTCGCCAAGATCTATGCGCGCATCGAGCTGTTCATAAATGTACTGAGTACCTGGTATCTACGACTGAACAAGCCACGTATTTGGCGCGAGGGGTTCGACGACGACAAGCGTCAGTGTTATGAGGTGCTGCACTATGCCTTGTCAACCTTCGCCAAGCTGATCGCGCCCTTCATGCCGTTTTTGGCCGAAGCTGTGTATGCCGAACTGGGGTACGAGGAATCAGTTCATTTGCAACATTGGCCCGAGGCTCTCACCGAATACGTATCGCCGAGCCTGGCGGAAGAAATGGGTAGCCTTCGTAGCCTCGTTGGCTGCGTGCGCAACATTCGCGAAACCCATGCCATTTCACAACGGATTCCATTGCAAAGCATCCGCGTCGCCGGCGTGGGGCAATCGGTGCTTGAACGCTATGCGAAGTTCCTCCAGGAAGAGCTAAACGTCAAACAGGTTCATTGGGAGGCGGATGGTTCGGAATGGACCGAGGCCTCCGTGGTGCTGCGTTACCCGCTGCTCGGTAAGCGTTTGGGCGGCAAGATGAAGGAAGTGGCGGCTACCGTGCGCGCCGGCGAATACGTTGAGACGGAACACGGGACGTTGTTGGTGGCCGGAGAGGAAATCCAAGCCGATGAGTTCGAACGGCGTCTGCTAGTGCGACCGGGACGAAGCGGGGTCGGTATTTTCGAAAATGCTGTGGTCTGGCTCGATTTGACCATCACGCCCGAACTGCGGCATGAAGGTGCTGCGCGCGAGCTGAATCGACGACTGCAGGACTTGCGCAAAAAGGCAACGCTCGGCTACTCAGAACGCGTCGAGGTGGCGGTGATCGGCGGTGGAGCGTGCACCGACCAGATACTTGAGAGCCACGAGAGTTGGCTCAAGGGGCAACTGCTGGCGGTCAATATTCACCGTAGTCATATGGAGGATCCGCTGGTGAGTAACCAACTAGAGCTGGTCGATGGCGAGGATGTCATGATCCAGCTGCGGCGGGTGGCATGCAGTTGATCTGGATGGCGGGCGTGCCAGTCGGGCGCCCGCTTGTCCGAGGCGTGGGATGAATGCTGCCCTGGCTTTGCCCGAAAATCACATCCACCTTTGGTTGTGCCTGGACGCATCGATCAACGATCCTGACTGCCTGGAATGCTGCGAGCGCATGCTGGACAAACCCGAGCAAGCGAGGCGGTGGCGTTTTCATTTTCCCAAGCATCGTCATCAGTTTTTACTGACCCGGGCATTGGTGCGTTGCGTCCTGTCTTGCTATACGGATGTGCGGCCAGAGGAGTGGACGTTCATTCAGGACGCCTACGGCAAACCGGCGATTGCTGGACCCGAGCAAGATCAACCGCTGCATTTCAACGTTTCCCATACCGACGGACTGATTGTCGTGGCGGTGGCGCGCCAAGGCACGGTTGGCGTCGATGTGGAGAACCTGCGACGAGAGGGATCAACTTTCGAACTCGCTAACAGCTTTTTTGCTGTTCCAGAGCGCGAATGGCTGCGCGCTTTGCCATCGGCTGACAAGCCCAGGCGTTTTTTCGAGCTGTGGACGCTGAAGGAGGCCTACGTCAAGGCGCGGGGGCAGGGCTTGTCCATTGCCTTGGATTCATTCCATTTCAGGCTTGACGCAGACGGCGGCGACATCCTTTTCGACGCGGCGGATAGCGACCCGTGCCGTTGGCATTTCTGGTCGTGGTCCTTATTCGGCGATTATCGGTTGGCGCTCGCGGCGATGAGTGACAAGGCAAACGTGTTCCAGGTTGAGGTTGCTGGAGCGGTGCCGGCCCTTGCCGGTGACGCCGCTGGACGTGCGTTGGGCGGCGTGCTGCCCGCTACTTCTTTTCCTATTTTTTCACCGTCAGACATGGCTTTGCTGGGCGCATCCAGGCTGCGCGCCTATCAAGAGTGATAGGTTGAAGGGCAAGCGAATTCAGCTATGCTCATCGCGCATTGTCTGATGGAGAACATGAATGTCGTCATGTCCGGGACATGTTACGCTCGAACCCGAGCGTCTCCCCCCACCGGTGGTTAAGGGCTGGCCGTTGTTGGGCTCGGCATTTCCTTTGTTGCGCGATCCGCTTGGATTTCTACGCCGTGCTCACGAAGAGCATGGCGACATTTTCATGGTCAAGGCGCCCGGGATGAGCCTCGTTGTGCTTGCCGGAATGGAGGCCAACCGTTTCATTGCCGAGCGGGGACGGGAGTGCCTGAGTTCCGCCAAGTTCTGGCAAGGAACACTGGATGAGATGGACTGCCCGCATTCTTTTATTGGTGTCGATGGGGAGGTTCATCGCTTCCAGCGCGCGCTGATGAAGCCCTTGTTCGCACGCACGGCCTTCAACGAGCGTATCTCCAAATTGGCCGAGATTTTCATGAGCGAAATCCGCGAGGGCTTCGGCAAGCGCCAGCTCGTGTCGCCGCTATTTCGCTACGTGGTATCGCGGCAGATCGGCGGTTCTTTGCAGGGGTACTTGCCAAGCGCGGAAGAAGTCGAGGCACTGATGCACTATCAAACGACGGCAATGAATGTCTGTTCGTTGAAGAAGTGGCCTCGCTTCATGTTGAAGTTGCCGAAATACCGGCGCGCCAAACGCAAAGTACAAGAGTTGGCTGACCGCATCATTCGCCAGGCCGATCACAACGGCGATTCCACCGGTTATTTTCAGACGCTGCGCGAAAAGGGGCAGAAGGTCAAACCCGAGTGGTTTACTCCGGGCGATCTGCGCAACCACGCAGTAATCTCTTTTCTGGCCGGCATCGATACTGTCGGCGCGACGCTCAGCTTTGCCCTGCTCGAATTGTTCAAGCAGCCCGAGATGGTCCGCCTGCTGCGAGCGGAGGTCGATGAAGTGTTCCAACGTGGCCTGCCCGACGCCGATGCCCTGGAGCGAATGGAAAAAGTCAACAATTTTGTGCGGGAAATCCTGCGTGTCTATCCAGCGGCCTTCGCGCTCAGACGCACTGCCACGCGCAATTTCGATTTCCAGGGTTATACCGTCGGGTGTGGACAGGACATCATCTTGTTCATTACCGCGAACCATACCAATGCAGCTTGGTTTAAGGAGCCGGATCGATTTGACATCGCACGTTACGAGGCACCGCATTGCGAACATCGGGTAGGTGGTGCCTGGGCTCCCTTCGGTCGTGGTCCACACACCTGCATCGGCGCTGGGCTGGCCAATATATTGCTGACGCTGAATCTGTCACTGTTCCTGTTTCACACTGAAATCATTCCCGACTGCGACTTGAGCAAGGTGTCGATGGACTACTCCAACCCGACAGCTGGATTGAGCAAGGGGTTTGCGATCAAATTTACTCCGCGGCGCGCCTCCTCATGAGGCAGAGACAACCCTCGCTTTGCCAGATCGCAATCGTGACAGTCGACGCGGTGCGCAGCAGGCGTTTTTATTGCGCACTGCTCGATTTGCGGCCAACTGGCGAGTTTCCCGTTGTAGGGTCGCGTGCCGCGAGCTTGTTCGAGCTGCCGCACATTCGCGCAACCAATCACTGGTTGGCCGGATCGAGGCAGTTTTTCCAGATCGAATTATTTGAATTCGAGGAACCGGAACCGAGCGCTACTAACCCTGGACAAGGGTACAACTGCATTGTCGTTGAGGTGGCTGACGCCGAATCGACCATATGCTCACTCGCAAGCCAGGGTCTGCTAGCGGCCGAAGGAACGTGGTTGTGTCCATGCACGGGACATGCCTTGTTACGAGAT
The Chromobacterium sp. IIBBL 290-4 DNA segment above includes these coding regions:
- a CDS encoding cytochrome P450, which produces MSSCPGHVTLEPERLPPPVVKGWPLLGSAFPLLRDPLGFLRRAHEEHGDIFMVKAPGMSLVVLAGMEANRFIAERGRECLSSAKFWQGTLDEMDCPHSFIGVDGEVHRFQRALMKPLFARTAFNERISKLAEIFMSEIREGFGKRQLVSPLFRYVVSRQIGGSLQGYLPSAEEVEALMHYQTTAMNVCSLKKWPRFMLKLPKYRRAKRKVQELADRIIRQADHNGDSTGYFQTLREKGQKVKPEWFTPGDLRNHAVISFLAGIDTVGATLSFALLELFKQPEMVRLLRAEVDEVFQRGLPDADALERMEKVNNFVREILRVYPAAFALRRTATRNFDFQGYTVGCGQDIILFITANHTNAAWFKEPDRFDIARYEAPHCEHRVGGAWAPFGRGPHTCIGAGLANILLTLNLSLFLFHTEIIPDCDLSKVSMDYSNPTAGLSKGFAIKFTPRRASS
- a CDS encoding alpha/beta fold hydrolase, encoding MKVKTHDGLYLDVMATEQAHRTTVVFVNALGIASAVTEHLARSLFASGLNFVTWDRRGLPGPYDERYRQYSLQDQVFDLSAVISRLAPKNVVISAWCTGIQTALAFAKGKTEKELCGLVLFNSPNYFGSRYSGVSGDAIGKVSRILVEDESKLDFLYHSIFANNTDQVGAKITGLSDRRLQQLVEAPFKSGPEVLLRYAHLIHGSSKSEVTNEWCADIVAPIHIVGGCEDSMVAFQDSVSLAGIMPSATVEVIADWGHYHLFSDTERVAKIFTSFLARGATTSH
- the ileS gene encoding isoleucine--tRNA ligase produces the protein MSKEVSSSVNFPKMEEAVQARWEREKTFERSISQREGKPVYVFYDGPPFATGLPHYGHILTSYIKDVIPRYRTMRGHQVPRRWGWDCHGLPVEFEVEKALGFKSKREILDYGVGNFNQACQNLVLKYADEWRAFVNRMGRWVDFDGAYKTMDNDYMESVLWGFKTLHDRGHVYEGSKIVPYCARCQTVLSNFEARLDDAFRPKRDMSAYVKFPVIGADKTYFVAWTTTPWTLPSNVALAVSAEMTYVCVEHGGERLWMSEESIPRVLDDDFGIIERCSGMELSGRRFLPVIGHAYDPEGHPVLTAGFVVPGDGSGIVHIAPAYGEEDASLAAKHGLAAPNPVRDDGTFSEAVAAYAGQNIFDASPRILSDLEQAGTLLKQTLIEHNYPHCWRCDNPLIYRAVESWFVRVSAFRDQLVENNAQINWIPEHVKEGRFGDWLRNARDWAVSRNRFWGAPIPVWRCDCCNSVEVLGSIAEIEARSGRKVHDLHVPHIDEHRFACKSCNGTMSRVSGVFDCWFESGSMPFASRHYPFENKQEFEQAFPSDFIVEYLAQTRGWFYTLVAISTGCFDSHPFKNAMCHGVILAKDGRKMSKRLKNYPNPMDLMDTHGSDALRVALLASPVCRGEDIKFNEESVRDVVRRYHLLFWNCMHFYRTFAEIDGFKPQGCLDKAGDDVLDHYLLHELASMQAQIEEWMEEIDFAKIYARIELFINVLSTWYLRLNKPRIWREGFDDDKRQCYEVLHYALSTFAKLIAPFMPFLAEAVYAELGYEESVHLQHWPEALTEYVSPSLAEEMGSLRSLVGCVRNIRETHAISQRIPLQSIRVAGVGQSVLERYAKFLQEELNVKQVHWEADGSEWTEASVVLRYPLLGKRLGGKMKEVAATVRAGEYVETEHGTLLVAGEEIQADEFERRLLVRPGRSGVGIFENAVVWLDLTITPELRHEGAARELNRRLQDLRKKATLGYSERVEVAVIGGGACTDQILESHESWLKGQLLAVNIHRSHMEDPLVSNQLELVDGEDVMIQLRRVACS
- a CDS encoding 4'-phosphopantetheinyl transferase superfamily protein, producing MNAALALPENHIHLWLCLDASINDPDCLECCERMLDKPEQARRWRFHFPKHRHQFLLTRALVRCVLSCYTDVRPEEWTFIQDAYGKPAIAGPEQDQPLHFNVSHTDGLIVVAVARQGTVGVDVENLRREGSTFELANSFFAVPEREWLRALPSADKPRRFFELWTLKEAYVKARGQGLSIALDSFHFRLDADGGDILFDAADSDPCRWHFWSWSLFGDYRLALAAMSDKANVFQVEVAGAVPALAGDAAGRALGGVLPATSFPIFSPSDMALLGASRLRAYQE